The Daucus carota subsp. sativus chromosome 2, DH1 v3.0, whole genome shotgun sequence genome includes a window with the following:
- the LOC135150569 gene encoding uncharacterized protein LOC135150569 isoform X2 → MSSARPQFPTKEYMKTQLSLEKSVRENLQTRASLHGESFNFSIGKMHPATFAHHIYYLSGKTLCYSKIGRTVKQLLLVVLANQSRQATTPNLEQKLEKLAPADAVAGLIAPYFVERESLSR, encoded by the exons ATGAGCTCTGCCAGACCTCAGTTTCCTACCAAAGAGTACATGAAAACACAG TTATCACTGGAGAAATCGGTGCGCGAAAATCTTCAAACCCGTGCTTCCCTTCACGGGGAGTCATTTAATTTCTCCATTGGTAAAATGCATCCTGCAACTTTTGCTCATCATATTTACTATCTTTCAGGAAAGACTTTATGTTATTCTAAAATAGGGAGAACAGTCAAACAACTGTTATTGGTTGTCCTGGCGAACCAATCTAGACAG GCTACAACACCAAATTTGGAACAGAAGCTTGAAAAATTAGCTCCTGCAGATGCTGTTGCTGGTTTGATTGCTCCCTATTTTGTGGAAAG GGAAAGCCTAAGCCGTTAA
- the LOC135150569 gene encoding uncharacterized protein LOC135150569 isoform X1, with protein MGASNCLDCDLRYTPLSYICFLIDNMSSARPQFPTKEYMKTQLSLEKSVRENLQTRASLHGESFNFSIGKMHPATFAHHIYYLSGKTLCYSKIGRTVKQLLLVVLANQSRQATTPNLEQKLEKLAPADAVAGLIAPYFVERESLSR; from the exons ATGGGGGCTTCAAATTGCTTGGATTGTGATTTAAGATACACTCCTCTCTCATATATTTGCTT CTTGATCGATAATATGAGCTCTGCCAGACCTCAGTTTCCTACCAAAGAGTACATGAAAACACAG TTATCACTGGAGAAATCGGTGCGCGAAAATCTTCAAACCCGTGCTTCCCTTCACGGGGAGTCATTTAATTTCTCCATTGGTAAAATGCATCCTGCAACTTTTGCTCATCATATTTACTATCTTTCAGGAAAGACTTTATGTTATTCTAAAATAGGGAGAACAGTCAAACAACTGTTATTGGTTGTCCTGGCGAACCAATCTAGACAG GCTACAACACCAAATTTGGAACAGAAGCTTGAAAAATTAGCTCCTGCAGATGCTGTTGCTGGTTTGATTGCTCCCTATTTTGTGGAAAG GGAAAGCCTAAGCCGTTAA